Proteins from a single region of Pyramidobacter porci:
- the rpmG gene encoding 50S ribosomal protein L33: MADEIGLTCTECKNRNYVTFINKKNMDGKLQLSKYCKHCRKHTLHKESK; this comes from the coding sequence ATGGCAGACGAGATCGGCCTTACATGCACTGAATGCAAAAACCGCAACTACGTGACCTTCATCAACAAGAAGAACATGGACGGCAAACTTCAGCTGAGCAAGTACTGCAAACACTGCAGAAAACACACCTTGCACAAAGA
- a CDS encoding EF-Tu C-terminal domain-related protein — protein sequence GDNSTFEVDLIAPVAMNEGLRFAIREGGHTVGAGVVSQILE from the coding sequence CGGAGACAACAGCACCTTCGAAGTGGACCTGATCGCGCCCGTGGCGATGAACGAAGGACTTCGCTTCGCCATCCGCGAAGGCGGCCACACCGTCGGCGCCGGCGTCGTCTCTCAGATCCTCGAGTAA